The following nucleotide sequence is from Halorussus caseinilyticus.
CATCACGCGGATGCGTCTGGTCTCGGTGACGATGCTCCAAGACGCTGTGACCGCGCTGGTCGAGAACGACGACGACCTCGCAACCGACGTTATCGAGCGCGACGACGACGTGGACCGCCTCTGGTTCATGATTTCACGGGTGTTCCGGTCGGCGCTCCGGAACCCGAGCACCGCCGCCGACATCGGACTACCCCGCGAGACGTGTTTCGACTACCACTCCAGCGCCCGCCAACTGGAACGCATCGCGGACCACGCCGCCAAAATCGGCCAACTCTCGCTCAAACTCGGCGACGTTCCCGAGGAGGTGGCCGACGCGCTCGAAGACCTGCACCGCGAAGCGGCCGAAATCGTGGACATGTCGATGGACGCCCTGCTGGAAGAGGAGGGGTCGGAAGCCACCAGACTCGGCAACCAGACCCGCGAGCGCGTCCGCAACGTGGACGAACACACGCGCGCGGTGGACGACCTCATCCGCGAGATGGACGCCGAGCGCGCCCAACACCTCAGTCTCGTGGTGGACTCGCTGTCCCGGAGCGCCGACTACGGCGGCAACATCGCCGAAACTGCGCTTCAGAAAGCCGCACCGCGCCCCGAGAACTGAGTCCGGTCGGACTCAGTTTTCGCGGCCCTCGGAACAACCCGTAGCAACTTCTTCCGTTCTTTAAGACATGTATCTAATTAGTAGGGGCAACTATAGATTGCCGAAAGCGCCACGCGCCGAGTACCGAGCTACGGCCGGGCGCGTCCGGCACGCCGGACGCGCCCGGTCAGAGGTAGCGAATCCGGGCGACCTGTCTACTCGGTAGCGACCCCCTCAGAGTTCGCCGAGTTTCCGCAGGAGTTGTCCTTCGTACTCCCGGTCGCTCTCGACGCCCTTCACTTCGAGGACGTTACGCTCTAGCTTGTCGCGCGCGACGCTGAAGGCCTGTTCCGCACCGTAGCCTTCGCCCGACCCCGCGACCTGTCCGCGGTTGGTTCGGAGTCGAATCTTGCACTGAATCAGCGGCGTACCGCGGAGTTTCTCCTTGTGTTCGTGGAACCGGACGTGGGCGTGGCGGACCCGCATCTTGCCGTACTTCTCGGCGATTTCCTCGATGGACGACCGAATCGACTCCCGCGAGAGGGTGTCGAGCAGGTTCACGTTGGTAATCTGCACGTCCATCACGTCCTCCTCGGTGTACGACAGCGCGCGAAGCACGTCGGTCTTCGTGACGACGCCGCCGACCACCCGGTCGTCGTCTTCGGGCGTGACGACGAGTCCGGAGTAGTCCTTCTCGAACATGCGTTCAACCGCGTCTCGGACGCTCTCGTCGAGCGTCGTCGTCGCCGCGGGACTCGACATCACGTCGTACACCGGCAGGTCGAGCAGTCTGTCGCCCTCGCCCGACCGGTCGCCGCGGGTGGTCTTCTCGACGTTCCGGGTAGCGAACTCCACCACGTCGTGGGTGGTGACGACGCCGGTGAGGAAGCCGTCCTCGTCCACGACGGGAAGACGGGAGACGCCGTGTTCGCGCAGGCGGTTGATGGCCTGCCCGAGCGTCGCGTCCTCGGCGATGGAAATCGGGTTCTCCGTGTAAATCTGCTCGACGGTCAGCGTGTCGAGATTCTCCAGCACCGCTTCGAGGATGAGGTCCTGACTGATGACGCCCCAGAGCGACCCCGACTCGAAGACGGGCGCGACTTTGGTGCCGCCCTCCACGAGCGCACGCGCGACATCCCGAACGTTGTCGGTTCGTTCGACTTTCGGTGCGGATTTTGTCAGCGTCTCGACTTTGGTGTGGTCCTCTATGTGTGAGCGAAGCAGTTGCTTCTGGGTGATGACCCCCTCGTATTCGCCAGCCTTGGTCACGATGATGCCCTTCGGGTTCTCCTCTTCGAAGACGGAACGAGCTTTGCCGAGGTTCGATTCGGCCTCTAACTCGGTGTAGTCCGTCGTTGCAATATCAGCGATGTCCATCGTCACCTGAACGTACGCCGCCAGCGATAATGAAACTTAGCCGGGTTCCAGAAATTTGAGAACTGAACGCGGTCCCGACGGGGGATTTTTGCCGATTCCCGTCGAAGTACCCCGAGTGATACCCGACATCGGCGCGGCGTTCGGCGAGTACACCTACCTCGTGACCGAAGTCGTCTGGGGGACCGTCGCGGTAGGACTCCTCTATCGGGCCGGGGCGATAGTTCAAGCCGCCCGAACTATCGCCGTCCTCTACCCAATCGCCTATTTGTGGGACTGGTACACACTCCGTATCGGCGTCTTTGCCATCCCCCTTCGGACTGGAATAGAGTTCCTCGGGATACCAATCGAGGAACATATCTTCATGGTGGTAGTCCCGGCGCTCGTCCTCGGAATTCACGAGAACTTGGTCACTCGGGGATGAACGACCCCGCCGTCCGAGACTCTCGAAATCGGGGAGTAAGTGACAATTACCGCAGGACGGGAGCGGGTTGGAACGGACGTGCAACTGTTCGTAAGGAACGGTTTCCACCGGGTAAATGGTGAATAACAAAGACTAATCCGGGCGATGTGTTCTATCCATGCTGGGTTACGACCAAGGGGTGGCTTAGTAATGAGCACCATTGGTGACTCATCCGGAACCGGAGGAGACTCCGAACCAGCAGGACTCGGCCGTCGCGGAAACGCAGGTCTCCGGCGTCGTCGATTCCGAGGACGAAGAGGAAGTCGAGGAGGAACTCTCGCGGGACCTCGTCTTCGACGTTCTGAAGAATCGGCGACGACGATACGCTCTCCACTACCTCCGACGTGCGGACGGGTCGGTCCAGTTGTCCGAACTGGCCGAACAGGTGGCGGCGTGGGAGAACGACATCACCGTCGATACGATTTCCGCGGCCGAACGAAAACGGGTATACACTGCGTTATACCAGTCTCACCTGCCAAAGTTAGACGACGCGGGCATCGTGGAGTACAACCAAAATCGCGGAATCGTAGAGCTGTCGGGTGCCGCCGAACAACTCGACGTGTATCTGGACCTCGAATCCCGACCCGACATCCCGTGGTGCAACTGGTATCTCGGACTCGCAGTCGGCGGTCTCGGCGTTCTCACGGGTGCGTGGCTCGGTCTCCCGCCGTTCTCGCTCGTCGCGGACGTTCTCCTCGCGACGGTCATCGTCGTCGCCTACGGCTCGGTGGCGGTCGCACACACGTACTTCTCGCGGCACGCGAGCGGGGCTGGTGAAACACCACCAGAGATTCAGGAGTCCTGACCATGGAAGAGGCAGTGCGGTCCGGGCAAGTCCCGGTCGGCGACGGGGCGGACGCGATCGCACGAGGAGTACAGACGCTCGTCCGAGCGCCGACCGACGCCGACCCGCTCTCCGTCCTGCCCGAACGCGCGTTCGACAACCTCCTCGTGGTCTCGGCGCGCGACCATCCGAACCGACTCCAGACGCACCTCGAACGCGCGGGCCACGACCCCGCTACCGTCGGCGTCGTGCCGGTAATTCCCGCGGCCGAAGCGTACGACGGCGACCTCTGGACGACCGACCCCGTTAACCCCGACGACCTGACGGGACTGGCGATGCGGTTCTCCGACGCTATGGAGTACGTCGAACCCGGCAACGGGTGGGTGTTAGTAGACGGTCTCGGCGTACTTCTGGTCTACGCCGACGACGTGCGAGTGTGTCGCTTCTTCCAGACGCTCACCAACCGAATTCGCGCGCGGGACGTGCCCGGCGTCTACCGCGCCAACCCCGACGTGATAGCCGACGAGACGTACGAACGACTCCGGACGATGTGTGACGTGGAGTACGAATCGGAGTGAACTCGGGGTTCCGGTCCCGTCGGTAGTTCCCTATTCGGTCGGGAGTCCCGACTGTGGACTCGGAAATACTTCTCGAATAAACGGAGGGGTCTCGACTCGTCCGACTCAGGCACAGCAGTCGCCGGTCGAGCGCCAGTCCTCACAGATGTAGTCGCCACCCTGCTGACAGCACTGGCGACTGTACCACGTCTGGTCGTAGTCACCGCACGAGTCCGCGAAACACGAGTACTCGGTCTTACAGTCGGCGTCGGTACCGACTTCCGAGATGTCTCGGACTACCCGGTCGGGTTCGGTTCGGTCTTCCGGCGCGACGACGTTCTTCGAATCGACACTTTCGGGGGTCGCGCTCGCCGTGCCGAGTAGCGTTCCGGCGGCGAGACTACTGCTGGCGACCATCTTGAGGACCGTTCGCCGACTTCGGTCGGTACGTTCCGAAGACATGCGATAGTTAATAATATTTCAACGACATTATTTCTTGTGGCTAGATTTAAATTAGTTATCTCACACGATTTGGTGCCGAACCAGACGACGAGCCGTCGAAGAGCGACTCACCGGCCGCTCTCGGCGGTCGAAAGTCGTTCGACGCCTTCCCGCGGCCGGAGTAATTCACCGCAGCAACCCGACGCAAGCGAGGAACGCCGAAGCCGTGGCTTCGGCGTTCTGAAACGCGAGAAACAGTCGTCGGGGAGTCAGGTGTCGGACCACGGCGTGCCAAGTAGAAAAACTACTCGCCGTATTACTCGTGGGAAAAGTTAGTGGGTTTGGGCAGATTTGAACTGCCGACCTCCTCCATGTCAAGGAGGTGTCATAACCAACTAGACCACAAACCCATGTTGGTGCGGCCTTTGTCGGACGCATTTCTGCGTTTGTCCGGGGGATAATTGAACCTTTCGATTCGGTCGCAGTCCGGTGATTTCCATGAGGGTCGTTTCCCGAGAGAGTCGGGACGGGCCGGACACGCCGCGCCGCGTTTAATATCGCGCGGAGCTTCTGTTTGGTAACATGGGGCACGTAGAGATACACGACGACCTAACGTTCGAGAGTCCGACGCTGATAGAGGGTCTGCTCGGGGTCGGATTAGTGGGGAAGATTGCGGCCGACCACGTTATCGACGCGGTAGACGCGACCTACTTCGGGACCGTCCGGTGTCCGGGCCTGCCCCGAGTCGCCGTCTACGAGTCGGGGTCCTACGAGACGTACCCACCGGTTCGACTGTACGGGAGCGAAGAACACGGTCTCGTCGTCCTCCGGAGCGACGTGCCGGTGTCGCCGTCGGAAGTCGCTGACTTCGCGTCGTGCGTGACGCGGTGGGTGGCCGACGAGGGCGGGATGGCGATGTACGTCAGCGGTCTCCCCGCCGAAGTCGAACCCGACGGCGAGCGGTCACTCCGCGGCGTGGCGACCGGCGACGGCGAGCGACTACTGGCCGACCACGACATCGACCCGCCCGCGACCGACGGCGTGTGGAGCGGTCCGACCGGCGCGCTTCTCGCGCGCGCCAGCGAAGTCGAACTC
It contains:
- a CDS encoding phosphate uptake regulator PhoU, with translation METRKVQVTGGSTFTVSIPKGWATENGIEAGDRVEFHPEGDSLLLSPRTTDDAVEGTVDITDLEGPELMRTVFTLYVSGFDLINLEATRVTPDQRRTVRDATQGLVGLEVIEETGDRVVLQDLLDSSELSIHNAITRMRLVSVTMLQDAVTALVENDDDLATDVIERDDDVDRLWFMISRVFRSALRNPSTAADIGLPRETCFDYHSSARQLERIADHAAKIGQLSLKLGDVPEEVADALEDLHREAAEIVDMSMDALLEEEGSEATRLGNQTRERVRNVDEHTRAVDDLIREMDAERAQHLSLVVDSLSRSADYGGNIAETALQKAAPRPEN
- a CDS encoding CBS domain-containing protein, whose translation is MDIADIATTDYTELEAESNLGKARSVFEEENPKGIIVTKAGEYEGVITQKQLLRSHIEDHTKVETLTKSAPKVERTDNVRDVARALVEGGTKVAPVFESGSLWGVISQDLILEAVLENLDTLTVEQIYTENPISIAEDATLGQAINRLREHGVSRLPVVDEDGFLTGVVTTHDVVEFATRNVEKTTRGDRSGEGDRLLDLPVYDVMSSPAATTTLDESVRDAVERMFEKDYSGLVVTPEDDDRVVGGVVTKTDVLRALSYTEEDVMDVQITNVNLLDTLSRESIRSSIEEIAEKYGKMRVRHAHVRFHEHKEKLRGTPLIQCKIRLRTNRGQVAGSGEGYGAEQAFSVARDKLERNVLEVKGVESDREYEGQLLRKLGEL
- a CDS encoding lycopene cyclase domain-containing protein, whose product is MIPDIGAAFGEYTYLVTEVVWGTVAVGLLYRAGAIVQAARTIAVLYPIAYLWDWYTLRIGVFAIPLRTGIEFLGIPIEEHIFMVVVPALVLGIHENLVTRG
- a CDS encoding DUF7344 domain-containing protein, translated to MTHPEPEETPNQQDSAVAETQVSGVVDSEDEEEVEEELSRDLVFDVLKNRRRRYALHYLRRADGSVQLSELAEQVAAWENDITVDTISAAERKRVYTALYQSHLPKLDDAGIVEYNQNRGIVELSGAAEQLDVYLDLESRPDIPWCNWYLGLAVGGLGVLTGAWLGLPPFSLVADVLLATVIVVAYGSVAVAHTYFSRHASGAGETPPEIQES
- a CDS encoding DUF7504 family protein encodes the protein MEEAVRSGQVPVGDGADAIARGVQTLVRAPTDADPLSVLPERAFDNLLVVSARDHPNRLQTHLERAGHDPATVGVVPVIPAAEAYDGDLWTTDPVNPDDLTGLAMRFSDAMEYVEPGNGWVLVDGLGVLLVYADDVRVCRFFQTLTNRIRARDVPGVYRANPDVIADETYERLRTMCDVEYESE
- a CDS encoding proteasome assembly chaperone family protein; its protein translation is MGHVEIHDDLTFESPTLIEGLLGVGLVGKIAADHVIDAVDATYFGTVRCPGLPRVAVYESGSYETYPPVRLYGSEEHGLVVLRSDVPVSPSEVADFASCVTRWVADEGGMAMYVSGLPAEVEPDGERSLRGVATGDGERLLADHDIDPPATDGVWSGPTGALLARASEVELDAVGLVVETDPEFPDPEAACAYINRAVNPIAGLSVDDADLRAHVEEIRAEKEQLAHQMNESGDDSSRAEPVGMYQ